One part of the Deltaproteobacteria bacterium genome encodes these proteins:
- a CDS encoding PIN domain-containing protein gives MTKVLVDADALVALAKSDDSNHKKALNILKRVNNPSFYISPYAIPEAVTVLSYHVSQSAAKTFLAKIREKKIRQLPLTTELERETDKIFERQNRKGISWFDCFNVALMTTCDLDCIFSFDKFYNKAGLQMLGQ, from the coding sequence ATGACAAAAGTACTTGTCGATGCCGATGCCCTGGTTGCTCTTGCCAAATCTGACGATAGCAACCATAAAAAGGCCTTGAATATACTGAAAAGGGTTAACAACCCCTCGTTTTATATCTCTCCATACGCAATTCCTGAGGCAGTAACGGTTTTGTCATATCACGTTTCCCAAAGTGCAGCTAAGACGTTTTTAGCAAAAATACGTGAAAAAAAGATCAGACAACTGCCTTTAACTACCGAGCTAGAACGAGAGACCGATAAGATTTTTGAACGTCAAAATAGAAAAGGGATATCTTGGTTTGACTGTTTTAACGTAGCACTCATGACCACTTGCGATCTCGATTGCATTTTTTCTTTTGATAAGTTTTACAACAAAGCCGGCTTACAAATGCTTGGCCAGTAG
- a CDS encoding flagellar hook protein FlgE, which translates to MPSIIDGLFAGRSGIQSHGVAIATVADNISNSNTVGYKASRADFTDLLLGSLGGGGTGNMAVGSGSTISSVTEVFNQGSLEFTDRNLDLAVDGNGFFVLEDISGARYYSRAGNLKIDADGYLRNQNDLYVLGFPVNGSGGLERIATNQISQENIESLNVFIGGNLDASSALTAQPAAGATYAELSDAASFSTFVDVFDSLGAKHTATVFFYHTAPGTWTASTFIDGGELASGGAGAGTAGAAVQVGTVDLTFSSDGTRTAPVAPDLLMGADWANGATDSSIGVYFDPFTQYASPSSISEISQDGSGAGNVVSLSFEGDGTLFALLDNGETSSMGTLALAAFANPEGLQRRGGSLYAESNSSGEAVLGTPQTGRFGAIEAGALELSTTDLASNFVKLISLQRGFQGSSRTITTVNDLLQELINIV; encoded by the coding sequence GTGCCAAGTATAATTGATGGACTTTTTGCCGGTCGTTCTGGGATACAATCGCATGGTGTGGCTATTGCTACTGTTGCGGATAATATATCTAACTCTAACACGGTGGGGTACAAAGCTTCGCGGGCGGATTTTACTGATTTACTGCTAGGCAGTCTTGGAGGAGGTGGAACTGGAAACATGGCTGTGGGAAGCGGTAGCACAATATCAAGTGTCACAGAGGTGTTTAATCAGGGGTCGCTGGAATTTACTGATCGCAATCTCGATCTCGCTGTGGATGGCAACGGTTTTTTTGTTTTGGAGGATATCTCCGGGGCGCGTTATTACAGCAGGGCGGGAAACTTAAAAATAGATGCCGATGGATATTTGCGCAACCAAAATGACCTTTATGTTTTAGGGTTCCCAGTAAACGGTTCCGGTGGTTTGGAGCGAATAGCTACGAATCAAATTAGTCAGGAAAACATCGAGAGTCTAAATGTTTTCATTGGTGGCAATTTGGATGCATCCTCGGCCTTGACTGCGCAGCCGGCGGCGGGTGCTACTTACGCCGAATTAAGCGATGCGGCCTCGTTTTCTACTTTCGTCGATGTGTTCGATTCTTTGGGGGCCAAGCACACGGCTACGGTCTTTTTCTATCACACGGCTCCTGGGACTTGGACGGCAAGTACTTTTATCGACGGAGGTGAATTGGCTTCAGGTGGCGCAGGTGCTGGTACGGCTGGCGCAGCTGTGCAAGTTGGAACGGTGGATCTTACGTTTAGCTCTGATGGAACGCGCACTGCTCCGGTAGCTCCAGACTTGCTCATGGGTGCTGACTGGGCAAACGGCGCAACGGATTCGTCCATTGGAGTGTATTTTGATCCCTTTACCCAATATGCCTCACCCTCGAGTATCAGCGAAATATCCCAAGATGGTTCCGGAGCTGGCAATGTGGTTTCTCTCAGCTTTGAAGGCGATGGCACTTTGTTTGCACTGCTCGACAATGGCGAGACTTCTTCCATGGGAACACTAGCACTCGCTGCTTTTGCAAACCCTGAGGGTTTACAACGGCGCGGCGGTTCGCTTTATGCTGAGTCGAACTCTTCAGGAGAGGCCGTTCTAGGAACGCCTCAAACTGGTCGCTTTGGCGCCATCGAAGCGGGTGCTTTAGAATTATCCACCACCGACCTGGCCAGTAACTTCGTGAAGTTAATATCGCTACAGCGAGGATTCCAAGGAAGCTCGCGGACAATTACCACCGTAAATGATCTTTTGCAGGAATTGATAAATATAGTGTAG